A single window of Pseudarthrobacter psychrotolerans DNA harbors:
- the groES gene encoding co-chaperone GroES: MSVSIKPLEDRIVVRPLEAEQTTASGLVIPDSAQEKPQEGEVVAVGPGRFDDNGNRVPIDVAVGDVVIYSKYGGTEVKTGGTEYLVLSARDVLAIVVK, from the coding sequence GTGTCGGTCTCTATTAAGCCTCTTGAGGATCGTATTGTTGTCCGCCCGCTCGAAGCCGAGCAGACCACGGCTTCCGGCCTGGTTATCCCGGACTCCGCACAGGAAAAGCCGCAGGAAGGCGAAGTTGTTGCAGTAGGCCCCGGCCGCTTTGACGACAACGGCAACCGCGTTCCGATCGACGTAGCCGTTGGCGACGTTGTTATCTACTCCAAGTACGGCGGAACTGAAGTCAAGACCGGTGGCACCGAGTACCTCGTGCTGTCCGCCCGCGACGTTCTGGCGATCGTCGTAAAGTAA
- a CDS encoding shikimate 5-dehydrogenase, translating to MTLCISLSARPSNNGTRFHNHLYEQLGLNWIYKAFAPTDLAQAIAGVRGLGIRGCAVSMPYKEDVMALVDELDPSAKAIDSVNTIVNTDGRLLAYNTDYTAIEQLLAGNAVPTDYSVLVQGAGGMAKATVAALRDAGFTDVTVIARNEDTGRALAEQYGFQWKATLDGGTADLIINVTPIGMAGGPEVDSLSFPEDAIAAAKVVFDVVALPAETPLIKAARAAGKQVITGAEVATIQALEQFVLYTGVRPTDEQVRAAEDFMRAR from the coding sequence ACCACCTCTACGAGCAGCTGGGCCTGAACTGGATCTACAAGGCCTTTGCCCCCACCGACCTCGCCCAGGCGATCGCCGGCGTCAGGGGCCTGGGCATCCGCGGTTGTGCGGTGTCCATGCCGTACAAGGAGGACGTGATGGCCCTCGTGGATGAGCTGGATCCCTCCGCCAAAGCCATCGATTCGGTCAACACCATCGTGAATACCGACGGGCGTCTACTGGCTTACAACACCGACTACACCGCCATCGAGCAGCTCCTCGCCGGCAATGCCGTGCCCACGGACTACTCGGTGCTGGTCCAGGGTGCCGGCGGCATGGCCAAGGCCACCGTCGCGGCCCTGCGCGACGCCGGCTTCACGGACGTCACGGTCATCGCCCGGAACGAAGATACCGGCCGGGCGCTCGCTGAGCAGTACGGGTTCCAGTGGAAGGCAACGCTCGACGGCGGCACGGCGGACCTGATCATCAACGTCACACCCATTGGTATGGCGGGCGGTCCGGAAGTGGACTCCCTGTCCTTCCCGGAAGATGCGATCGCCGCAGCCAAAGTGGTGTTCGACGTTGTGGCGCTGCCGGCCGAGACGCCACTGATCAAGGCGGCCCGCGCCGCCGGGAAACAGGTGATCACGGGCGCCGAGGTGGCCACCATCCAAGCGCTCGAGCAGTTTGTGCTCTACACGGGCGTCCGGCCCACCGACGAGCAGGTCCGGGCCGCCGAGGACTTTATGCGCGCCCGGTAA
- a CDS encoding class I SAM-dependent methyltransferase yields the protein MAQAPQDQIAPLLTSEGWELLASLGPYREDKAFELNAALRKAGHSPALVSAVLTQSRLRTRAELKFGEFARSMLFTQAGLEQATRLTVAARHAERFAQAGVRHVADLGCGLAADSLALASMDITVTAVEMDETTAACATVNLIPFPNATVVHSDATTVPLDGVDGVWLDPARRVTSTSGTKRIWDPEAFSPPLSFVESLAATGRAVGVKMGPGMPHESVPAGCEAQWVSVGGDVTEVALWFNSVRRPGVRRAALLLGPQGAAELTSAEDFDGGPAAPVGPAAGYLYEPDGAVIRAGLVADVALQLGGHLLDEHIAYICAPELVDTPFARAYKVLEVMPYNVKALKAWVKSNGITVLDIKKRGTSVTPEELRKQLFAGSKNAGKKAGQKTATLVLTRIGEDRVAISVEPA from the coding sequence ATGGCTCAAGCACCGCAGGACCAGATCGCCCCACTGCTCACGAGCGAAGGCTGGGAGCTGCTGGCCTCCCTGGGCCCGTACCGCGAGGACAAGGCCTTCGAGCTCAACGCGGCCCTCCGCAAGGCCGGGCACTCCCCCGCACTGGTCTCCGCCGTCCTCACCCAGTCCCGGCTGCGCACCAGGGCCGAGCTGAAGTTCGGGGAGTTCGCCCGGAGCATGCTCTTTACCCAGGCGGGGCTGGAACAGGCCACGCGTCTCACAGTCGCGGCCAGGCATGCCGAGCGCTTTGCGCAGGCAGGCGTCCGCCATGTGGCCGACCTCGGGTGCGGCCTCGCCGCCGACTCCCTGGCTCTGGCGTCCATGGACATCACCGTCACGGCAGTGGAAATGGACGAGACCACGGCCGCCTGCGCCACGGTCAACCTGATCCCCTTCCCCAACGCCACAGTGGTGCATTCGGACGCCACCACGGTTCCCCTGGACGGGGTCGACGGCGTCTGGCTGGATCCCGCCCGCCGGGTCACCTCCACCTCGGGTACCAAAAGGATCTGGGATCCTGAGGCCTTTTCGCCGCCGCTGTCCTTTGTGGAATCGCTTGCTGCCACCGGGCGCGCCGTGGGAGTCAAAATGGGCCCCGGCATGCCGCACGAATCAGTGCCCGCCGGCTGCGAGGCGCAGTGGGTGTCGGTGGGCGGCGATGTCACCGAGGTGGCACTGTGGTTCAACTCCGTGCGCCGGCCCGGAGTCCGCCGGGCGGCGCTGCTGCTCGGTCCGCAGGGTGCCGCCGAGCTGACCAGCGCCGAAGACTTCGACGGCGGTCCGGCCGCGCCGGTGGGACCGGCGGCGGGCTACCTGTATGAGCCCGATGGTGCGGTGATCCGCGCCGGCCTGGTGGCCGACGTCGCGCTTCAACTGGGCGGTCACCTGCTGGACGAGCACATCGCGTACATCTGCGCCCCGGAACTCGTAGACACACCGTTCGCGCGGGCCTACAAGGTCCTGGAAGTGATGCCGTACAACGTCAAAGCCCTCAAGGCATGGGTGAAGTCGAACGGCATCACGGTGCTGGACATCAAAAAGCGCGGCACCTCGGTAACCCCGGAGGAACTGCGCAAGCAGCTGTTCGCCGGGAGCAAGAACGCCGGCAAGAAGGCCGGACAGAAAACAGCCACCCTGGTCCTGACCCGCATCGGGGAGGACCGGGTGGCCATCTCGGTGGAACCGGCCTGA
- a CDS encoding ATP-dependent DNA ligase encodes MLLAELVKTTDDVASTRSRLAKVDALADLLRRLEPGDIATAVGLLIAQPRQGRVGIGWRGMTAAMGEPAAEPSLTVADLDAALDRLHATAGAGSAAERVAILRLLTAAATEREQAFIAGVLLGELRTGALEGVLTDAVARAADRPVDAVRRAAMLSGDLGGTALLAITGSAAQLDAVGLVVGRPVQPMLAATAASASAALEATGEASVEYKLDGARIQVHRLGDVVRIYTRTLAEVTHRLPEVVEVVRGLPVRDVILDGETLALDEDGGPRPFQETMARFGADAARAAVLHPWFFDVLHIDGRNLLDEPLVTRIGVLERIAPEYRIPGEITADAAVAERVSRDALAAGHEGVVVKAVGSAYAAGRRGSNWIKVKPVLTYDVVVLACEWGSGRRTGLLSNLHLGALDPAGEFGEPGGYVMVGKTFKGLTDALLRWQTERFQELEVRRTAGTVWVEPVTVVEIAIDGVQRSSRYPGGIALRFARVKRYRDDKAAAEADTIQTLRALLRS; translated from the coding sequence ATGCTGCTCGCCGAGCTCGTAAAAACTACAGATGACGTCGCGTCGACCCGCTCCCGGCTTGCGAAAGTTGATGCACTGGCCGACCTGCTGCGCCGGCTCGAGCCCGGGGACATCGCCACGGCCGTCGGCTTGCTCATCGCCCAGCCTCGGCAGGGCCGCGTAGGGATCGGCTGGCGCGGCATGACAGCAGCAATGGGGGAGCCGGCCGCCGAGCCGAGTCTGACTGTGGCCGACCTCGACGCTGCGCTGGATCGGCTGCACGCCACCGCAGGCGCTGGATCAGCCGCGGAGCGCGTCGCGATCCTCCGGCTGCTCACGGCGGCAGCCACCGAGCGCGAGCAGGCCTTCATCGCCGGCGTGCTGCTCGGTGAACTGCGTACCGGTGCGCTTGAGGGGGTGCTGACCGATGCCGTTGCCCGCGCCGCCGATCGGCCCGTCGACGCCGTGCGCCGTGCGGCGATGCTCTCCGGCGATCTCGGCGGGACCGCCCTGCTGGCAATCACGGGCTCGGCGGCCCAACTGGACGCCGTCGGCCTCGTCGTCGGCCGTCCCGTGCAGCCCATGCTCGCCGCAACCGCGGCCAGCGCCAGTGCGGCGCTGGAGGCCACGGGGGAGGCATCAGTGGAATACAAGCTCGACGGCGCGCGCATCCAGGTGCATCGTCTCGGCGACGTTGTGCGCATCTACACACGCACCCTGGCCGAGGTGACCCACCGGCTGCCCGAGGTGGTGGAGGTGGTGCGCGGACTGCCGGTGCGCGATGTGATCCTCGACGGCGAGACCCTCGCCCTCGACGAGGACGGCGGTCCGCGACCGTTCCAGGAGACCATGGCGCGGTTCGGGGCGGATGCGGCGCGCGCTGCGGTGCTGCATCCGTGGTTCTTCGACGTGCTGCACATCGACGGGCGCAACCTGCTCGACGAGCCGCTGGTGACGCGCATTGGCGTGCTCGAACGCATCGCCCCCGAATACCGGATCCCTGGGGAGATCACGGCGGATGCGGCCGTCGCTGAGAGGGTGTCGCGCGATGCGCTCGCCGCGGGCCATGAGGGTGTGGTTGTGAAGGCCGTCGGATCGGCATATGCGGCCGGCCGGCGTGGTTCCAACTGGATCAAGGTGAAGCCGGTGCTCACCTACGACGTTGTAGTGCTCGCCTGCGAGTGGGGGTCCGGACGGCGCACCGGGCTTCTGTCGAATCTGCACCTGGGAGCCCTCGACCCCGCCGGCGAGTTCGGCGAACCCGGCGGCTACGTGATGGTGGGCAAGACATTCAAGGGCCTCACCGACGCCCTGCTGCGCTGGCAGACCGAGAGGTTCCAAGAGCTGGAGGTCCGGCGCACGGCTGGTACCGTCTGGGTCGAGCCCGTCACCGTGGTCGAGATCGCGATTGACGGCGTACAGCGTTCCTCGCGCTATCCGGGCGGAATCGCGCTGCGGTTTGCACGCGTCAAGCGCTACCGCGACGACAAGGCCGCGGCGGAGGCCGACACCATTCAGACGCTGCGCGCACTGCTGCGTTCGTAG
- a CDS encoding dihydrofolate reductase family protein has protein sequence MGIIVANLFLTLDGVYQAPGGREEDNAGGFAFGGWQAPVSDDEAGAAIADEIGRIDALLLGRKTYDIFAAYWPHQSDAIGGTLNRVPKFVVSSTLTAPGWAGTTVLPDAAAAGRLREEYNQVHMFGSGVLIRSLLAADVLDRLHLWLYPITLGQGKRLFDAGTIPASFRLAEPARTFPKGAVSLVYERAGAVETQDMPGT, from the coding sequence GTGGGTATCATCGTTGCGAACCTGTTCCTCACCCTCGACGGCGTCTACCAGGCGCCCGGCGGTCGCGAAGAGGACAATGCAGGCGGCTTCGCCTTCGGCGGCTGGCAGGCGCCGGTGTCCGATGACGAGGCCGGCGCAGCCATCGCCGACGAGATCGGCCGCATCGATGCCCTGCTGCTCGGCCGGAAGACCTACGACATCTTCGCGGCCTACTGGCCGCACCAGTCCGATGCCATCGGCGGCACGCTCAATCGGGTGCCCAAATTCGTTGTCTCCAGCACCCTGACCGCTCCGGGCTGGGCGGGCACTACGGTGCTGCCGGATGCCGCTGCTGCGGGTCGGCTCCGCGAGGAGTACAACCAGGTGCACATGTTCGGCAGCGGCGTCCTTATCCGTTCACTGCTCGCGGCAGACGTGCTCGACCGCCTCCACCTCTGGCTCTATCCAATCACCCTTGGGCAGGGCAAACGCCTTTTCGACGCCGGGACCATCCCCGCCTCCTTCCGCCTCGCCGAGCCCGCACGCACCTTCCCGAAGGGGGCGGTGTCGCTGGTCTACGAGCGTGCGGGCGCCGTCGAAACGCAGGACATGCCGGGCACGTAG